Proteins from a single region of Oncorhynchus tshawytscha isolate Ot180627B linkage group LG03, Otsh_v2.0, whole genome shotgun sequence:
- the LOC112245624 gene encoding GTPase IMAP family member 8-like — MASRAKRQNGDQRTLPKLRVILLGRDWLDKSQTGNTILDRKLFDTRRGVEMCVRRQSLVDGRQVTVVNTSDRCIQYSVQDPLLVHHNIEASISMCQPGPHAFLMVIPLNSRKGREWTVEGPLKLLNHILWRHMMVVFTQCEKLRGMSLEEHIARHGFLQEMVEKCGHRYHALNTRANTWGDDVTQVPELLRKIDEMVAGGPAYVVMNEKFSMAIEVKRMAEEERASLRRMKVQRQRETLRSLLRGKSHQLSEAEQRIMIVGPRLVGKSSSGNSILGKKTFEVGHTTSHSVKRQGDITVRQVTVVDTPGWHGRYCTEDSPEVVRIEITQGASLCAPEPHAVLVVVRCDETFTGTDRSRAEEKLNLIGRSVWSHAIVLFTWGDKLGDTAIELHIERWPALQWLVDKCSNRYHVFDNTSPAGGPQVTELLEKIEETVMGNDGEHWLKMYWELRESKKKLTKSSEEIGGRLEEEERENDKLKRMIEEEERKVEEIDKRYEEKDGMLKEMEQRNTMREKEIEDRHLEYEREKESLKQMCVEKDRALDQMERKHERESKELRDRIENLEKRKSEREEELNAMIVEIQKELQDNKQRYEMKEVEIPMLERDVAELKQQNKVREDMVNHVKIKEDRIQLHRVESTAPADMVDNSYLKTQHIHLRKTQMLSQKDGERQRDTAGREQRVGDEQREAPWLKIGAAVLGAVVGAMAGSVRAPLSAATGTTIGAAAGVLLGSLLIQEEEARDNKVVSDSPECPYLIKN, encoded by the exons ATGGCTTCCAGAGCAAAGAGACAGAATG GGGACCAGCGTACTCTCCCTAAGCTGAGAGTCATCCTCCTGGGGAGGGATTGGCTGGATAAGAGTCAAACAGGAAACACCATCCTGGACAGGAAGCTGTTTGACACCAGGAGGGGCGTGGAGATGTGTGTGAGGCGACAGAGTCTAGTGGATGGCCGGCAGGTCACTGTGGTCAACACATCAGACAGATGCATCCAGTACTCTGTGCAGGACCCTCTCCTTGTCCACCATAACATAGAAGCCAGCATATCCATGTGTCAACCAGGTCCCCATGCCTTCCTCATGGTCATCCCTTTGAACTCACGCAAAGGCAGGGAATGGACAGTAGAGGGCCCCCTCAAGCTTCTCAACCACATACTCTGGAGACACATGATGGTAGTGTTTACCCAATGTGAGAAACTCAGGGGAATGTCACTAGAGGAACACATAGCGAGACATGGGTTTCTCCAGGAGATGGTGGAGAAGTGTGGGCATAGGTACCATGCTTTAAACACTAGGGCCAACACATGGGGTGATGATGTCACTCAGGTCCCAGAGCTGCTGAGGAAGATAGATGAAATGGTGGCAGGTGGTCCTGCTTATGTTGTCATGAATGAGAAGTTTTCAATGGCAATTGAAGTTAAGAGGatggcagaggaggagagggcgaGTTTGAGACGGATgaaggtacagagacagagggaaacacTCAGATCTCTGCTCAGGG GTAAGTCCCACCAACTATCTGAAGCTGAACAGAGAATCATGATAGTGGGACCTCGATTGGTTGGGAAGAGCTCATCTGGAAATAGCATCCTGGGTAAGAAAACCTTTGAGGTTGGACACACGACTTCACACAGTGTGAAAAGACAGGGTGACATCACCGTAAGACAAGTCACAGTGGTGGACACACCCGGGTGGCATGGGCGATACTGCACTGAGGACAGTCCTGAAGTAGTAAGAATTGAGATTACCCAAGGTGCATCACTTTGTGCTCCCGAGCCGCACGCTGTCCTCGTGGTCGTACGCTGTGACGAAACAttcacagggacagacaggtcaAGAGCAGAAGAAAAACTGAATCTGATTGGTCGGTCAGTCTGGAGTCATGCTATAGTGTTGTTCACCTGGGGAGACAAGCTTGGCGACACAGCCATCGAACTTCACATCGAGAGATGGCCTGCCCTTCAGTGGCTTGTCGATAAATGTAGCAACAGGTACCATGTCTTTGATAACACAAGCCCGGCTGGAGGCCCTCAGGTCACAGAACTTCTGGAGAAAATTGAGGAGACAGTGATGGGAAACGATGGTGAACACTGGCTCAAAATGTACTGGGAGCTCAGGGAGAGCAAAAAGAAGTTGACAAAAAGCTCTGAGGAGATTGGGGGAAGactagaggaggaagagagggagaatgacaAGCTTAAAAGGATGattgaagaggaagagaggaaagtagAGGAAATAGATAAGCGATATGAGGAGAAAGATGGAATGTTGAAAGAGATGGAGCAGAGAAACACaatgagagaaaaggagataGAAGACAGACATTTGGAgtatgaaagagagaaggaatcCCTCAAACAAATGTGTGTGGAGAAAGACAGAGCATTGGATCAGATGGAGAGAAAGCATGAAAGAGAAAGTAAAGAACTGAGAGACAGGATAGAAAACCTGGAAAAGAGAAAGTCTGAAAGAGAAGAGGAGTTGAATGCCATGATTGTTGAGATACAGAAGGAGTTACAAGATAATAAACAAAGGTATGAAATGAAAGAGGTGGAGATACCAATGCTAGAGAGAGATGTAGCGGAGCTTAAGCAGCAGAATAAAGTGAGAGAAGACATGGTCAACCATGTGAAGATTAAGGAGGATCGAATACAACTGCACAGAGTGGAATCTACAGCACCCGCGGACATGGTGGACAACTCTTATCTAA AGACTCAACATATACATTTGAGAAAGACACAGATGTTGTCACAGAAGGATGGTGAGAGGCAGAGGGACACAGCAGGACGAGAGCAGAGAGttggagatgaacagagagaagcACCATGGTTGAAGATTGGGGCAGCAGTACTGGGGGCAGTGGTTGGGGCCATGGCTGGCTCTGTGAGGGCACCACTAAGTGCAGCCACAGGGACTACTATAGGGGCTGCAGCAGGGGTTCTGCTGGGGAGTTTACTGATACAAGAGGAAGAGGCCAGAGATAATAAAGTGGTGTCTGATTCCCCTGAATGCCCCtatttaataaaaaattaa